The genomic segment AGGCGGCCACGGTGACCTGGCAACAGCTCGTGCCCTGGCTGAATCGGCAACGGGCGATGTACCAGGCCGTACGCGACCTGGAGAAGCCCTGCGTGGCCGCCGTGCGGGGTGTGGCGGCAGGCGCGGGTTTCCAGCTTGCGCTGTGTGCGGACTGGCGGCTGGCCACACCAGACAGCCGCTGGGGGCAGCCGGAGGTCAAGGCAGGCCTGGCGAGCATCGTCGGATCCTACCTGATGACGCTGCACGTGGGGCACACCCATAACGTGCAGATGTCGCTCTCGGGCGATCTGGTCAGTGGCCAGCGCGCCTTCGATATCGGTCTGGTGACGGCACTATGCGGCGAGACCGAACTGATGGCGCAGGCGCTCGCGCAGGCCAGATCGCTCGCGGCGCTGCCGCCGACCGCCGTACGCCTGTCCAAGCAGCGCTTTCGCGCCATGACGCAGCCGGGATTCGATGACGCCTGTGTCGCCGGAATCCGGGCGCAACTCGAATGCTATGCCGACGGCGAACCGCAGCGCGTGATGGCTGCGTTCCTCGACAAACGCAACACAAGGGAGTCGCAGTGAAGCAATTTGCCCAACATTATATAGACGGCGCACGTCGCCCGATTCGAGCCGGCGAGTCAATTCGCGTCTACGATTCGGCGACCGAAGCCCCGTTGGCCGATGTCAGTCTCGGCACCGCGGGCGATGTGGCCGAAGCCGTGGCGGCGGCCGCGCGGGCGCAGCCTGGCTGGCAGGCGCTGGGCGCAGCCGGACGGGCACCGTATCTGCGCGCGCTGGCCGACGTGCTGGAAGACTGCGCGGCGGAGCTGGCCAATGAGATCTCGCGCGAAGTCGGCATGCCGCTGAAGCTGTCGCGTCGGATCCAGGTCGATGCACCAATCGCGGCGTGGCGCGCCACGGCGGCGCTGGCGGACACGTTCGCCTTCGTCCGGACGATCGGCAATTCCCGCGTGACGCTGGCACCGGTCGGGGCGGTAGCCGCTATTACGCCGTGGAACTACCCGCTGCATCAGATCACGGCCAAGGTGGCGCCGGCGCTGCTGGCCGGCTGCACGGTGGTGCTGAAGCCGTCAGAGCTGGCCCCGGCCGTGACCGAACGGATGATGGCCGCGTGCGAGCAGACGAAGCTGCCGCCGGGCGTCCTGAATCTCGTGTTGGGCGGCGCGGCGGTCGGCGAGGCGCTGGTATCGCACCCCGACATCCAGATGGTGTCGTTCACCGGCTCCACGACTGTCGGCCGCAAGGTCGCCGCGCAGGCGGCCGGCGACATGAAACGTGTGTCGATGGAACTGGGCGGGAAGTCCGCGTCCGTCGTGCTGCCGGGCGCGGATCTCTCCAGGGCGGTCAAGGCGACGGTCAACTCATGTTTCCTCAACTCGGGGCAGACTTGCAGCGCGACTACCCGGCTGATCGTACCCCGCGAGGACTACCCGCAGTGCCGGCAACTGCTGGCGGAGGCGGCAGCAGCGATGAAGCTTGGCGATCCCGCCGATGGTGAAACCCGGATCGGCCCCTTGCTATCGGCGCACCAGCGTCAACGCGTGCAGGCGCATATCGCCGAAGCGGAGCAGGCAGGCTTTGATCGGATCGCCGGCGGTGTCGATGTGCCGGTGCCGGCGACCGGCTATTTCGTCGCGCCGACCATCTACGGCAACGTCGCACCCGACAGCCGGCTTGCGAATGAGGAGGTCTTCGGACCGGTGCTGGCGGTGCTGTGCTATGACAGCGTCGACGAGGCGATCACCTTGGCCAACAGCACGCGCTACGGGCTGGCAGCAAGTGTCTGGGCTGGCGATGACGGTGCTGGCGAAGTGGTCGCCAACGGGCTGCGGGCAGGGCAGGTGGACGTCAACGGCGCCCGGTTCAATCCTGCAGCACCGTTCGGCGGGTTCGGCATGTCCGGCGTCGGGCGGGAAGGCGGCGTGTATGGGCTGGAGGAGTTCCTGGAACCGAGATCCGTTCAGCTCCCTTAGTACGACATCGAAAGGAATCGCAACATGTACAGTCAGATTACCGTTGCTCGCGCCGGAAACAGCGAGCGGATCGCCGTGGTCACCATGAACCGGCCGGACAAGCTCAATGCGCTGACCAAGGTCATGGAGGCCGAACTGCGCGACGCCATGGAGGCCGTCGATCGCGACGACGACGTCCGCGTGGTGGTGCTGACCGGGGCAGGCAAGGGCTTCTGCGCCGGCATGGACATCAACGAGCTCGAAGTGCTGCCACCGGGCGATATCCGCGCCGCTCAGTGGATGCGCCCGTTCGACATGAACCGGCGCGCCGACTACCAGACCCGCTATGGCTACTTCCCGGCCATGCGCAAGCCCGTGATCGCGGCGATCAATGGCGCGGCAGCGGGGCTGGGGCTGGTGTTCGCACTCTACAGCGACATGCGCTTTGCCAGTGCCGACGCCGCATTCAGTACCGCGTTCGCGCGTCGGGGCTTGGTTGCCGAGCACGGCATCTCCTGGCTGCTGCCGCGCGTGGTCGGCCCCGGTCGTGCGGCCGACCTGTTGTACTCGGCGCGCAAGGTGCTGGCTGACGAGGCGCTGCGGATCGGCCTGGTCGACCGTGTGGTGGATGCGGACGCCCTCATGGCGACCACGCTCGACTATGCCGACGACTTGGCCGAGAACGTTTCGCCCCGATCCATTCGTGTGATGAAGCGGCAACTGTGGGAGCAGCCGTTCCAGTCATTGGCCGAAGCCACACGAGTCGCCAATGCCGAAATGTTCGAAAGCATCCAGAGCGAGGATTTTAGGGAAGGGGTTGCGCATTTCCTCGAGCGCAGACCTGCCCAATTTTCCGGCCGGTGACCGGCAATCGGTCCCATGCGCGGCGGCAAGACCCCGCTTCTGCGCATGTTTGCTGACCTCGAAGCTCGACCGTCTCTGACCGACCCGTCACAGCCGTTCTCACTCCACTCTGCGTGACGACCGAAGTTTGGGCCGAAGCCGCTGCCCGCAGTTTGGCGGTTCCTTCGGGCGAATCAAACTGGCCGGGAGGGGCGTTGATAGCTGATTCCGGGCCGCCACTGGCCAGTTTGATAGCGTGACGCATATTCAGTAATTTTGAATAACTATGACAGCGATACGTCATTTTCTCCGGGGTGACGGTCGCTATAGTTCTGCACATGGACAGCGCAGCAACCTCCGGCAAGCAAGCAGAGAGCCGGATGCGCCGTCCGATAATACCTCAAACTTATTGAATTACCATTTATATACCGGAGAACATCATGTCGAACGCCAAACTGCAAGTCCTGACCCCGCGCAACAGCCAGCTCATCATCATCGACCATCAGCCCCAGATGGCCTTCGGCGTGCAGTCGATGGACCGCCAGACCATGAAAAACAACGTCGTGGGCCTGGCCAAGGCAGCAAAAATCTTCGACGTGCCGACCACCATCACCACGGTGGAAAGCGATTCGTTCTCGGGCTACACCTACCCCGAACTGCTCGACGTGTTCCCGGGCAAGCAAACGCTGGAACGCAGCTCGATGAACTCGTGGGACGACCAGAAGGTGCGCGACGCGCTGGCCGCCAACGGCCGCAAGAAGATTGTGGTCGCCGGTCTGTGGACCGAGGTCTGCAACACCACGTTCGCCCTGAGCGCGATGCTCGAAGGCGACTACGAGATCTACATGGTGGCCGACGCTTCTGGCGGCACGACGAAGGAAGCACACGACTACGCGATGCAGCGCATGATTCAGGCCGGCGTGGTGCCGGTGACCTGGCAGCAGGTCATGCTGGAGTGGCAACGCGACTGGAAGAACCGCGAAACGTACGACGAGGTGATGGCCGTGGCCAAGGAGCACTCGGGCGCGTACGGCATGGGCGTCGACTACGCCTACACGATGGTGCACAAGGCCGCCCAGCGCACGCAGACGCCGCACCAATCGATCGCTCCGGTGCATGCGCCGGTGACTGAGTACTGATATCCACGGTCGGTGGCGCGGCATTGAGAACCGGGCCACCCTGAATAAGCGCAGGCGAAGGGTGGCAACCGCTATGGCACGCAATCACAAATTCGGTCGTAAGCTGGAAATGGCCGCGGTCGCCTTCGCGACGGGATTTTCAGCTCACGGGCACACCTCGTCGTCCCTCGGGGTACTGGCTGGAACGCTGGCGGTTTGCGCCCTGGTCGCACGCAGCGCGTTCAACAAGCGCTCGCCGACGGCGGGCCTGGTGTTGCTGCCCCAGACATGACGATCAACGTCGCGGTGCGCGTTCAAAAGAGAAATCAATCATGACCAAGCAGTATCCGACCTTCGTCGATCTGTTCGCCCAACTTGGGCTACCCACCGACGAAGCCGCCATCGGCGAGTTTATTGCCGCACACTCACCTTTACCGCGCGGCGTCGAGTTGTGCGAGGCGTCATTCTGGACACCATCTCAGGCAGCATTGCTGCGAGACGAATTCATGGATGACGCTGACTGGGTACCCGTCATTGACCAACTGAATCTTGCGCTGCGTAGTACCGCCTGATCTTTCGGCATCTCAAACGCGTGGCGCAAGCGTAATCGGAAAAAATCCGCGGTGGTACAACGGACATCCGAACGACGGCGAACGCAGCGACCAAGCGGCTCTTCATGGCCGGCAGGAGTCAGTTTTCCCAAGGGTCGAAGAAATCCTGCGGCGACGGGCTGTAGCCGACCCATAAGGACATTCGGGTTTTCTGGATAGCAGCCATTCGTTCTAGATGCCCCGCTCGGCCTTTCCCGCAGTTCCGCAGACAGCTCTTAACGTTCCTTGGCTAGACTTTCGGCCTGTCGCCGGACCCTGGCAAGCATACGCCGTCGGATTAACCCGCTGACGGGACGGATGATGTACCAGTAGGGAGCAAATCGGCGACGAACTGCCGCAGTTGGACAAAACACCCGGGTCTCCGTGCTCAGCAAGGATGCGCCTGACGTATCGGCATCTACGTTGAAGCTCATGACGAGCTGGCAGACGTCCTGTCTGACGGTCGTCTTGAAGGCTTCGGCGGA from the Cupriavidus sp. WKF15 genome contains:
- a CDS encoding DUF2789 domain-containing protein — translated: MTKQYPTFVDLFAQLGLPTDEAAIGEFIAAHSPLPRGVELCEASFWTPSQAALLRDEFMDDADWVPVIDQLNLALRSTA
- a CDS encoding enoyl-CoA hydratase, with product MYSQITVARAGNSERIAVVTMNRPDKLNALTKVMEAELRDAMEAVDRDDDVRVVVLTGAGKGFCAGMDINELEVLPPGDIRAAQWMRPFDMNRRADYQTRYGYFPAMRKPVIAAINGAAAGLGLVFALYSDMRFASADAAFSTAFARRGLVAEHGISWLLPRVVGPGRAADLLYSARKVLADEALRIGLVDRVVDADALMATTLDYADDLAENVSPRSIRVMKRQLWEQPFQSLAEATRVANAEMFESIQSEDFREGVAHFLERRPAQFSGR
- a CDS encoding enoyl-CoA hydratase/isomerase family protein, which produces METVRVERDNDIAIVTLNRPTRMNAVNDALRGELIEALGRLNAEPSVRAVVLAGAGERAFCAGQDLDEAATVTWQQLVPWLNRQRAMYQAVRDLEKPCVAAVRGVAAGAGFQLALCADWRLATPDSRWGQPEVKAGLASIVGSYLMTLHVGHTHNVQMSLSGDLVSGQRAFDIGLVTALCGETELMAQALAQARSLAALPPTAVRLSKQRFRAMTQPGFDDACVAGIRAQLECYADGEPQRVMAAFLDKRNTRESQ
- a CDS encoding hydrolase, giving the protein MSNAKLQVLTPRNSQLIIIDHQPQMAFGVQSMDRQTMKNNVVGLAKAAKIFDVPTTITTVESDSFSGYTYPELLDVFPGKQTLERSSMNSWDDQKVRDALAANGRKKIVVAGLWTEVCNTTFALSAMLEGDYEIYMVADASGGTTKEAHDYAMQRMIQAGVVPVTWQQVMLEWQRDWKNRETYDEVMAVAKEHSGAYGMGVDYAYTMVHKAAQRTQTPHQSIAPVHAPVTEY
- a CDS encoding aldehyde dehydrogenase family protein, which gives rise to MKQFAQHYIDGARRPIRAGESIRVYDSATEAPLADVSLGTAGDVAEAVAAAARAQPGWQALGAAGRAPYLRALADVLEDCAAELANEISREVGMPLKLSRRIQVDAPIAAWRATAALADTFAFVRTIGNSRVTLAPVGAVAAITPWNYPLHQITAKVAPALLAGCTVVLKPSELAPAVTERMMAACEQTKLPPGVLNLVLGGAAVGEALVSHPDIQMVSFTGSTTVGRKVAAQAAGDMKRVSMELGGKSASVVLPGADLSRAVKATVNSCFLNSGQTCSATTRLIVPREDYPQCRQLLAEAAAAMKLGDPADGETRIGPLLSAHQRQRVQAHIAEAEQAGFDRIAGGVDVPVPATGYFVAPTIYGNVAPDSRLANEEVFGPVLAVLCYDSVDEAITLANSTRYGLAASVWAGDDGAGEVVANGLRAGQVDVNGARFNPAAPFGGFGMSGVGREGGVYGLEEFLEPRSVQLP